One Dreissena polymorpha isolate Duluth1 chromosome 9, UMN_Dpol_1.0, whole genome shotgun sequence genomic window carries:
- the LOC127843949 gene encoding caveolin-1-like gives MVDIVDLMNRDPNHLNDHIKVQFEDVLAEPEGAHSIDCVWKLAYTCFSFWLGLCYKISTLLCGICIAAEWGCEFASVAFYHVWFITPMLKMCEINCAVFSKMTRTCLSCCIEPCCEACGQFFHNFKK, from the exons ATGGTCGATATAGTTGATCTTATGAACCGCGATCCCAATCACCTGAACGATCACATCAAG GTTCAATTCGAAGACGTCCTCGCAGAACCCGAAGGAGCGCACTCGATCGACTGCGTCTGGAAGCTCGCGTACACGTGCTTCTCGTTCTGGCTCGGACTCTGTTACAAGATTTCTACGCTATTGTGTGGCATCTGCATCGCCGCTGAGTGGGGTTGCGAGTTCGCCTCAGTCGCCTTCTACCATGTCTGGTTCATCACACCGATGTTGAAGATGTGCGAGATAAACTGCGCTGTTTTCTCAAAGATGACCCGCACTTGTCTCTCGTGCTGCATTGAACCGTGCTGTGAGGCGTGTGGTCAATTCTTCCACAATTTCAAGAAATAG